In a genomic window of Scyliorhinus torazame isolate Kashiwa2021f chromosome 5, sScyTor2.1, whole genome shotgun sequence:
- the LOC140418654 gene encoding ER membrane protein complex subunit 4-like: MAAGAALANRARWQKWTLELNPSGSRRSRDQQYGQGDFMSPVAYSDKQLPDIRVQETDRILVEKLCWDIAFGPLKQLPMNLFIMYTAGNNIYIFPIMMVCMMAWRPIHALMSMSPIFKVLGNSTQHWLQRLLYFIGNLLGLALAVYKCQAMGLLPTHSSDWLAFLQPPQRVEYTGGGLVL, translated from the exons ATGGCTGCGGGGGCGGCGCTCGCCAACCGCGCGCGCTGGCAGAAGTGGACCCTCGAGCTCAACCCGAGCGGCAGCCGCAG GAGCCGTGATCAACAGTATGGCCAGGGCGACTTCATGAGCCCAGTCGCATATTCAGACAAACAGCTTCCAGACATCCGCGTCCAAGAAACAGACCGGATCCTGGTTGAGAAA CTCTGCTGGGACATCGCCTTTGGCCCATTGAAGCAGCTGCCCATGAATCTGTTCATTATGTACACGGCCGGCAACAACATCTACATCTTCCCTATCATGATGGTTTGCATGATGGCCTGGAGACCTATACACGCACTGATGTCCATGTCGCCAA TCTTTAAGGTCCTGGGGAATTCGACTCAGCACTGGCTGCAGCGTCTGCTCTACTTCATCGGCAACCTGCTGGGGTTGGCCCTAGCCGTCTACAAGTGCCAGGCGATGGGGCTGCTGCCCACACACTCCTCCGACTGGCTGGCATTCCTCCAGCCGCCCCAG AGAGTGGAGTACACGGGCGGGGGGCTGGTCCTGTGA